In Papaver somniferum cultivar HN1 chromosome 9, ASM357369v1, whole genome shotgun sequence, the genomic stretch tccaacggtttagaaatattagcttgaatctaatcaggttttcatctaacagtgaatattgaatgctttgttaccaagctaacattgattgcaaaccctgatttgaaaactatataagggagaactctagcaactgggaaacctaatccccacaccttacgtgtgatactagttgcatagctagagtcgattctcctttaacctttggtttcttcttctaaaaccaggttaacgacttaaagacttcattgggattgtgaagccagaccgatactacttttcttgtagttgtgtgatctgatcttgcatcttctatcgttacgagtacaattgtaataattggctcgagatttatatctccgataggcaagatagaaaagtaatcacaaacacttcgtcttatcgtttgtgattccacaatatctttgttcgctgcgtcgattaagattattgtgaggtgatcaataatactaggatgttcttcgggaatataagaccagttaattgattggttcatgttcaccttcatttatcaaaagacggaacaaaactcgtaggtatattcaagagagacgtatttatctattattgtagacttttctgcgtgataaagatttgtttattaaagtcttcgactttgggtcgtaacaactcttagttgtgggtgagatcagctaagggaatcatgtacgtagcatcctgatgggatcagagacgtaggagcataattgtaccttggatcagtgtgagattgattggggttcaactacagtccataccgaagttaatttggagtaggctagtgttagtagcggcttaatacagtgtgtgttcaatctggactaggtcccgaggtttttctgcatttgcggtttcctcgttaacaaaattctggtgtctgtgttatttcttttccgcattatattttgttatataattgaaatatcacagtttgtgcgttgttcaatcaattaaaatatccgaccttttagttgttgatttaaattgattgacacttggatattggtctttggtaccatccaagttatctctctagtatttgaaaaagactcgcagatttctatttgcttgggtatatatcaaatcgagagattgagttataaactctttgatatacttttatctagattgagtctaactgtctagttgattctctagaaagtatattagagtttgtccttacagattgctaatcgaattgttgggtgtggttgttgtacccccgctttttcacaaccgatcctaagtaatcacctaagatggtatgatcgatatttgtaattggtgtgaccgatcctagtaattggtgcaaccgatcctagtaattggtgcaaccgatcctagtaattggtgtgaacgatcacaaaagagtatgaaatcgatccttgtagctggtgtaaccggtcctggtaattggtgtaacctatcctagtaacttttgtgaccgatcacaagtaataccatgagaatatggtaaccggtcctggtaattgacgtaaccgatcctggtaattgatgtatccggtcccagtaaccatattaagttagaaccgatccttgtgtttggtagaaccgtaaacctatgattagtgtattgatatttgatcaatcatatagttcttggaagtcagacgaaccaattctaaacttgtttggaagtgtggtataatcgattccaagattgttgttagagcactgctcgatcgaactcgcaagtgctgttatctcaagcttgtttgtcaagtttagttttcaaaactataagtcttgatttctagtctacttatagctaagtctaagactaggatagaaagtgtagttgagctctagactccacgacgttcatcatgcaaatacgaagaactactcaaggaactggtgcatcttcatcgacaaaaaagtatgtggagacttgaacttatctatcactcaaaagtctatctaccctatctcctatcttgagataaaagtcgtattgctatatagacttcgattatacacattttctatttcgagccgagttcaactcgcttatctatttctcgaaatatgtgttggtaagctttcgctttggccaagttcatctttactcgtgacgaaagtcatgttgattatttcaatctcTTGATTATCGCTTTgaggaaaaatagtttgtgaaaaacaactatataacatcctctaagaatgtttcaatgattgaaatgagagtttataatatataaccatgtttgtatataaacattgtatgtgaactcatacttgtgtaagtccaaaatccttgaaccaaagcatGCATACTTTATTGGTTTAGGATgaccggagctaagtccgcgtacctgtacgTGTACTGTcgaaagttcacatcccgtgaatttctgctggggtTTGTGAACAAAAAACAAGCTctgtccgggtacttaagtatgcgtacccttttgcataattaagtgggttattttctaaaaacgttttattcgtgaactaagacatttataatttaaggaatgcaatctttgcaaaccgtggctataatgttcatgaatcgattcgagtgaatcaaaactatttttgcttcgattgtgtcttgtatatatctatgagatctaagcaattgaacaactctctaactagttattttgagtcatttgaactagttatggtgaagatgaataaggttgatatgaaattgctcatatggctaacctttttttttttactcggtcaataacaTTAAATAAAAAGCAAAAACTGTATATGGGTTAGGCCAGACCAGAAGCTAGCTGTGAGGCCATCCTCCAATCTAGCCTATTTGAAACGGTAGTATATCATGCCATGCCATTCTACAGGCAGAATAAATCCTGGCCTtccctcataaaactcaaaaatatcttcGGCCAGCAAACAAGCTTGCTTGGACAAAGCATCCGCTGAAAAATTATCTTCTCTATAACTATGAATATAACGAATATTATTGTAAAATTTCTTCGCCAGTCTCCACTTCGATATTAACTTCCAAGGAAGCTCACCCTTCTGAAAAGCTTGAGTGCAACTCATCGAATCTGATTGAACACAAATATTCTTCACATTCCATCTCCTGGCTATCATCACACCATAAATTACAGCAGACACTTCCGCATAATAATTAGTTTGTCAGCCAAGGCCAACACAAAGAACTCCAAGCACTGCTGCATTGGCATCACGAAAAGTAACACCAGcaccggcctggcctggatttccaagtgaagcaccatcacaacaaatcatAACTTCACCTTGATTGGGAGGAATCCATCTAACCTATAATGGAGCAGATATTCTGCACGATCTGTGTTGCACCTTGAAATAATTCAAGATGCGTAATTCCTCCATATTGTTATACATATGGCCCTTCATTCTGATTgaattatcacgaattacctgatacACTTGTCCTTTAAAACCAAGCCACCGCACCGGCGCATCTTCAAAAAAGATTTTATTATGCAACTTCCAAAGTTCCGTGACAATTGCAAGATTATCAACCAGCCACAAATCTTTTATCATCCTGCTTCGACCTTTTGCAGCTTTATACGAGGCCACCAAATCTTCATTAGGCTGCAGATTAAATATGTTATCCTCCCAAGCCCAAATTCTCTTAGCAAACctgcaatgccaagtaatatggctcATAGACTCGCCACTCTTCCTACATAGACGACACATTGTAGGCATGCTCCTACCGGTCTTTTTAATAACGTTATCATCAGTCGCACAACACTGTTTGGCCCAAATCTTCCAATATTGTACACTCAAAGTAGGGTGCACAATTGACCAAGTAAGCAAAACCCCACTAGGCTGAACTTCATTAGGCTATCTAATAGTAGCCTTTGCATACTTAACTGAGAAAACACCTTTACTATCCAAATCCCAAATCTTGTAATCCGCACCACCAGCAATAACATGTAAATTTTGAACATCAATGTTACACTGAATCATCAAATCCCTCATAAGATGAGGAATAACCCAAGCACCATCGACAACAATATCATTAGGGCCTTTAAAAGTGATTCCAAGCCTCTTCGCAATCAAAAAAtcaccacaccaattatcaaaaaataaggaagtgtTAACATCATCTCCCATAATTGATCTTGAATGTTGCTGCACAAAATTGTATACCAATCTAATTCCCGGGAAAACTGAAGAACCCAGTTTATGATCAATCAAATTACCATTTATTTTGAagtatttttccttcaaaaatcTTGCCCAAATCTTGTCAGAGTCACGAATAGTAACCCAAAACTCCATAAGCATGACCTTGTTGACATCCAACAGTTTCTTAATACCCAGGCCACCTTCACGCCTTGAACAACAAAGGCTGTCATATAGAACCGTAAAATACTTGTGTTTCTCAGCATCGCCACACCAAAGGAAATTTCTAATGGCCTTCTCCACCTGCTTAATAATATTACatggccatttgtacacagccatagAATGAATGACATAGCTAGAAATAACCGATCTAATCAGAACAAGTCTAGATTGAAAAGATAaatgcttacccttccaaccggccaacttgtccataatcttctccaccACCTCCCTAACATGAATGTGGCGAATAATGCCAGGCTTCAATTGAATTCCCAAATATCTAtccgagaataaatctctttccATGCCCAAATAATTCGAAATAGCAATAGCTCGCGAATCTTTGTCACCTCCATAGTAAAATTTACTCTTGGCATAATTGACGCACTGGCCAGATGCCGCTTCATACATGTTGAGCGAACTTCTTAAATTTTGCAGGATATGAAGATTACCTCTACAAAAAACAAGGATATCATCCATGAAAAGAAGGTGAGTAGGCGCCACACCTTTCTTCCTAACCATAACATGCATGCTTCGTTTTGCAAATACCTTAGAAATATTGCGACTTAAAATATCTTCAATTAgcacaaaaatcaaaggtgaaagaggatcaccttgtcgCAAACCTCTAGATATACTAAAAAAAACTCCAGGGTTACCATTTATCATAACAGAAATCCGAGTTGAGCTAAGAATATTAAGAATCCAAGAACACCAGTTTTAGGAGAAACCGTATTGACGAAAAACCTCAGTTATAAATTCCCAAGTCACCCTATCAAATACTTGCGCAATATCCAACTTCAGGCCTACATTGCGATGCATCCTTGGCGTGTTTATCTCATTGATTAATTCAGACGCCAAGGCTATATTCTCATGAATGTTCCTCcccttcataaacgccacttgttCTTCCGAAATCAACTTGTTCAGCACCGTACCAAGTCTGGTAGCCAATATCTTTGTaattattttgaagaaaaaattactcaaaCCAATGGGCCTATAATCCTTAATAGCATCAGATTTGTTATTTTTAGGAATGAGTACGATAAAACTAGAATTAATGCCATTAGGAATTCTCCGCAGTGCCCAACAGTTCGTAATGGCATTAAAAGATCACCTGAAATAATATCCCAACACTGTCTATAGAAAGAACCTGTAAAACCATCTGGGCCAGGCGCAGAATCAGCTCTAAGATCAAAAACAGCTTCCTTAATCTCTTCCAAAGTCGACAAAGAATCCATAAAAGCACTTTCCGAGGCTGAAATACTTTCATGATCAATTTCAAAAAGCTTTGGATCAATAACAGCATCACCACCATTGAATTTGTCTTTGTACTGATTAACAATGTAATCCTtaatttcatcctgcaaaaaacAAAGTAGTGTTAGAAGAAATCTTTAATTCCGAGATAGTGTTTTGGATCCTCCGCATACAAATGTTATTGTGGAACAAACGAGTGTTTTGTTCACCATCTTCCAACAAGGTAACCCTCGATTTCATCTTGAGCATTAATGCTAACTCCGTTCTCACATCGTCAACAACTTTCCTAGTATCCGCCACCTTTGTAAACTGAAATTCATCCGCCGGGTCATAACCAAGAAGATCATTCTCGGTTTCAAGCTTTAATTCAGCCTGATTTAAACGAAATTGCACATCACCAAAGATCGTTCTATTCCATATCTTCAACGCCtctttcaatcttttcaatttgctagcaaaaacaaaaggaggcgcaccaTCAAGCCTCATTTTCCAATTATCCGCCACCAAATTCATAAAACCTGGATGGGATAGCCACATTTTTTGGATTCTAAAAGGCGCTCTGGCCGGCCttggattttcaaaagaaaacccaaaaagaGGGGAATGATCTGAACAACCTAGGAAAAActttacacctccaattctcaTATTTATAGAGCCAGGCATCATTGACAACTGTTATATCATGCTTAGAAACAATTCTTCATATGCCTCTCCGACAATTAGACCACGTATACTCTTTCCCAATAGTTACCGCCTCTACCAAACCAGTGTCTGAGATCCAGCTTCTAAACTCATTCATATAAACATCTTTAATTGGCTTTTCACCCTTCTTTTCCTCCAAGCGTAGAAcgcaattaaaatcacccaacacCAACCAAGGAATAGATATGAAACCCAACCCCAACTGATGCCAAAGTAATTTTCTTGCTACCAGATCAAAAGAAGCATGAACAGCCGTAATGTGTCCCCATTAAAATTCAAAGAAATTGCTTgcttagaagaagataaaatacGAGGCCTTGCCAAAGAATTCTTCCGCAGGACCCAAATATTACCCTTTTCACCTCCAGCCTCATTTGTAATAACATATTCACAAAAATAATTCAATCTCAAGCTCCTAAAAAAACGTGTAGTGCAAAAAACTTTTGGTTCCGCAATACAAATAATGTCAAGTTTTTGCAAATGATATAGCTCTAACATCTTGGCCTTTGTACCATATTTatccaagccttgagcattcctatagaagacacgcattaattaactcCCTCTCTTGAAGGGCTTTCCGAACCCTGACGTGATCTACTTCTACCTCGAGTTCTAACCTGGCCAACCTCTGCTGGCTTAGCAACGTTAGTACCAATATTCTTAGTAGCCTTTGGTTTAGCACCGCCAGCCTTCTTAGCTGTAGCCTCCATCTTCTTTTGTTCCGCTAATTCCTTCTTCTATCGCTCCTTTTGGTCTTTCATAGCGCTCGATTCCAAATTCTTTGTTTCATCCTCAACTGGATTTGAAGTAGTAACTGAATGTGTCACATCAGGTGGAACTTCTGAAAAAATACCCTTACCTTCATCATCTAAATCATCAGTCCCAGTGTCAAACATGTTAGATGTCACAATGGCATCAACAGTTTTTTCTGGTATAGTTCTTCTTGCTGCTTTAGTGGCGGGACTAAAACCATAATCAGGTAATTGCTCCAAAATATAATTAGTAGGCAATGAACCTTGAGCAATAGTTTCAATTCTCACAGATGGGGTCTGCACTTCAATTTGCTTACGCTTTTCCAAAGCCAATCTCCTCAGGTTATCCATATTTTCCTTAGCTGCAACCTCCTCCAGTTTAGCCATATCAGCAGCTTTATCAAGTTCTATAGCCTTTTTCTTTAGATCCTCGTATGCTTTGATAGCCTCAATCTCCTCAGCCTCCTCCAAATCCATGTCAGTTTCCGAGGAAGCCACAGCTTCAGCGCTATCATTGCGGACAAAAGTAGCGTCATCATTCTTCTCAATGTTATCACCCTCATTGCGCAAACCAGAAGTAGTGCAATTATTGTTCGATGTAGAAATTGTATCATCCTATTTGTGCTCCAATGAAGCATCATCATTGTGCTGTTTAGGTGGATCATCAGCATTGCTAACCAGTCCACTATCCACAGCACTAGTcgaaggactagcaaaatatgtACGATGTCCAGCAAAAACCTCAGTTATCTAAGGTGGAATCTTAGCTTGCTCAGGTGGCGTAATTTTTGCAGTTTCATCGTCTGGCTTGCTTagttaagggtgcacacggtacggttcggctcggttcttgccgagaccgagtacctgtaccttacACCCTTCGGTACCCAAAAAATGGACCGGTCCCGGTACcgagtacctcggttccggttccattCGGGACCGGCCGGTTCCGGTCGGTaccggttccggttccatttcaGGGGGGGGAAAAAATCTACTGccctgttttttacttttttacctatttttttcacctatttttcaatatctcaaagcaacaactaataagtagcaatattaatagcaaaccaaacaaacaatgtcttgaaaatattaaaaaagaagtagcagtagtcacagacacacactaagtcttgaaaatgagaaaatctggaaaaaaaacaaCTAGCAGTCTAGCAGTGCTTCTgtaatcttgaatcttgatcttctaatccatatcagcagcacttgtgctgtcatcactgttgataggaccaagtaacggtgcaaaaaaataataatagcagttagtaactattagactatatttattactgccaaacacaagtaatgAAATAAGAACTGAAAAATGAAATAAGAACTGAAATGAAATAAAAACTGAAATGAAATAAGAAATTACTTCAAAGACATGTGTTGgtgtttctattttttctttttttggccaGGACACATTCAGTATGTCGTGCTCTGTCACTAAAATTCATACAGTCTGTTATTACTATATGTTAGCTACTTAGTTACTGATGATAGATGTACCAAATGACATCAAATGTTAGCTACTTAGTTTTTGGGTGAGAACTATAGGATGACTATGAGCTCATAAAGAAATGATGCTTCATTGATCCCTGGATGAATCTCCACACATTTACATATCCCTTACCTTTTTGCTCATCACAGGAGTATGAGGAAGAAGTAAATAAAGCCGTAACTGAGATGGGTGAGAATTTTACTGTTTACGTTTGTGCCCTGCCAGTCTGTAAACTTGTTAAGCACATATTATCACAACTGGAGCATGTGAAACTTGATGATGACATAGCATATATGAACTTGAAATGAGAGCTCGTTGACTGAATTATGTTTATGCCCACCACAGGTAGACGAGGAATGCACAAATACCAAATGACAAACCTTGAATGTGCAGTATCAGCAACCCTCTAGAATTACTGAATTAGTGAACTCCAAGAACTTAAATCTGCACTTCATCACCTAATCAAAagcacaagaaaaacaaataaattagATTTCAACAACATTTAATAAACCCAATTCAGAAAACCCACTCCACTCATACACTTGATCAAGTCAGATAACTTCCCAGTACCTATTGATTCTTCATTTCAATAAAATCCATTTTATTTAGACAAACATGGAGGTGATGAAACATAAGAAGATTCATGAAACATAAGAACTAACTACTTGTCATTCTTGTCCTGCTCTAACATGTAATTGCAGTTAACTACTTGGTACTTATATAGCATCATCAACAAAGTCTAA encodes the following:
- the LOC113311985 gene encoding uncharacterized protein LOC113311985; its protein translation is MFYPDLDKVTRAAVWVSFTNLPREFWDEETLFRMARGLGKDVVVDPRTLRYEYGYFAAVLIGIDLSQPLGNIIVDGEESAEGFYADYEIINQPSFCEHCKSVGHVQVECRIKQRKDLEENAKVEKDPEIKKKIQDGIKDLKNFWQLRKYDKKNNVPVDPLSIRDDTISTSNNNCTTSGLRNEGDNIEKNDDATFVRNDSAEAVASSETDMDLEEAEEIEAIKAYEDLKKKAIELDKAADMAKLEEVAAKENMDNLRRLALEKRKQIEVQTPSVRIETIAQGSLPTNYILEQLPDYGFSPATKAARRTIPEKTVDAIVTSNMFDTGTDDLDDEGKGIFSEVPPDVTHSVTTSNPVEDETKNLESSAMKDQKER